A window from Halomicrobium urmianum encodes these proteins:
- the leuD gene encoding 3-isopropylmalate dehydratase small subunit: MSDPTEEIPSVDYVEGSGVPIRGNDIDTDQIIPARFMKVVTFDGLGEFAFFDQRFDDDDNEKDHPMNEDRFQDASVMVVNANFGCGSSREHAPQALMRWGIDAIVGESFAEIFAGNCLALGIPTVTADHETITDLQDWVDENPDGDVEVDVEAETVTYGGQTVDVEVDDAQRQALVEGIWDTTALMKANQNAIDETVDGLPYVESDD; encoded by the coding sequence ATGAGCGACCCCACCGAGGAAATCCCCTCCGTCGACTACGTCGAGGGGAGCGGCGTTCCCATCCGCGGGAACGACATCGACACCGACCAGATCATCCCCGCGCGGTTCATGAAGGTCGTCACGTTCGACGGGCTGGGCGAGTTCGCCTTCTTCGACCAGCGCTTCGACGACGACGACAACGAGAAGGACCACCCGATGAACGAGGATCGCTTCCAGGACGCCTCGGTCATGGTCGTCAACGCCAACTTCGGCTGCGGCTCCTCGCGCGAGCACGCGCCCCAGGCGCTGATGCGCTGGGGTATCGACGCCATCGTCGGCGAGTCCTTCGCGGAGATCTTCGCGGGCAACTGCCTGGCGCTGGGCATCCCGACCGTGACGGCGGACCACGAGACGATCACGGACCTGCAGGACTGGGTCGACGAGAACCCCGACGGCGACGTCGAGGTCGACGTCGAGGCCGAGACCGTCACCTACGGCGGCCAGACGGTTGACGTCGAGGTCGACGACGCGCAGCGACAGGCGCTCGTCGAGGGCATCTGGGACACGACGGCCCTGATGAAGGCCAACCAGAACGCCATCGACGAGACGGTCGACGGGTTGCCGTACGTCGAGTCGGACGACTAA
- the leuC gene encoding 3-isopropylmalate dehydratase large subunit, translating into MSENTLYDKVWDRHKVTTLPNGQDQLFVGLHLIHEVTSPQAFGMLQERDLEVARPDLTLATVDHIVPTADQSRPYGDDAAENMMSELEENVRDAGINFLDPTTGDQGIVHVVGPEQGLTQPGKTIVCGDSHTSTHGAFGALAFGIGTSQIRDVLATQTIAMEKQKVRKIQVDGELDEGVEAKDIILEIIRRLGTEGGVGYVYEYAGEAIENLDMEGRMSICNMSIEGGARAGYVNPDETTYEWLEGTDYFQNNPERFEELKPYWESIRSDDDAEYDDVVHIDASELDPVVTWGTTPGQGIGINDPIPAPADLPEDKQDTARRAQEHMRVEPGDTMNGYDIDVAFLGSCTNARLPDLRRAARIVKGREVHDDVRAMVVPGSQRVQKQAEEEGLKDVFEEAGFDWRNAGCSMCLGMNEDQLEGDEACASSSNRNFIGRQGSKDGRTVLMNPRMVAAAAINGEVTDVRELEEVALA; encoded by the coding sequence ATGAGCGAGAACACGCTGTACGACAAGGTCTGGGACCGACACAAGGTGACGACGCTGCCCAACGGACAGGATCAGCTGTTCGTCGGGCTCCACCTCATCCACGAGGTCACGAGCCCGCAGGCGTTCGGGATGCTCCAGGAGCGCGACCTGGAGGTCGCCCGGCCCGACCTGACGCTGGCCACGGTCGATCACATCGTCCCGACGGCCGACCAGTCCCGGCCCTACGGCGACGACGCGGCCGAGAACATGATGTCGGAGCTCGAGGAGAACGTCCGCGACGCGGGCATCAACTTCCTCGACCCGACCACCGGCGATCAGGGCATCGTCCACGTCGTCGGGCCGGAGCAGGGGCTGACCCAGCCCGGCAAGACCATCGTCTGCGGCGACAGCCACACGTCGACCCACGGCGCCTTCGGCGCGCTGGCCTTCGGCATCGGTACCAGCCAGATCCGCGACGTGCTGGCGACCCAGACCATCGCGATGGAGAAGCAGAAGGTCCGCAAGATCCAGGTCGACGGCGAACTCGACGAGGGCGTCGAGGCCAAGGACATCATCCTGGAGATCATCCGTCGCCTGGGCACCGAGGGCGGCGTCGGCTACGTCTACGAGTACGCCGGCGAGGCCATCGAGAACCTGGACATGGAAGGGCGGATGTCCATCTGCAACATGTCCATCGAGGGCGGCGCTCGCGCGGGTTACGTCAACCCCGACGAGACCACCTACGAGTGGCTGGAGGGGACGGACTACTTCCAGAACAACCCTGAGCGCTTCGAGGAGCTTAAGCCCTACTGGGAGTCCATCCGCTCCGACGACGACGCCGAGTACGACGACGTCGTCCACATCGACGCGAGCGAGCTCGATCCCGTCGTCACGTGGGGCACCACGCCCGGCCAGGGCATCGGCATCAACGACCCGATCCCCGCGCCGGCGGACCTACCCGAGGACAAGCAGGACACCGCGCGGCGAGCCCAGGAGCACATGCGCGTCGAGCCCGGCGACACGATGAACGGCTACGACATCGACGTCGCCTTCCTGGGCTCCTGTACGAACGCCCGCCTGCCCGACCTGCGCCGCGCGGCGCGGATCGTCAAGGGTCGCGAGGTCCACGACGACGTCCGCGCGATGGTCGTCCCCGGCAGCCAGCGCGTCCAGAAGCAGGCCGAGGAGGAGGGCCTGAAGGACGTCTTCGAGGAGGCCGGCTTCGACTGGCGCAACGCCGGCTGTTCGATGTGCCTCGGCATGAACGAGGACCAGCTGGAGGGCGACGAGGCCTGCGCGTCCTCGTCAAACCGGAACTTCATCGGCCGGCAGGGGAGCAAGGACGGCCGCACCGTCCTGATGAACCCACGTATGGTCGCCGCTGCGGCCATCAACGGGGAAGTGACTGACGTGCGCGAACTGGAGGAGGTGGCTCTGGCATGA